In Chitinophaga nivalis, a single genomic region encodes these proteins:
- a CDS encoding amidohydrolase: MKKKRLLTLLPLGVLFIFITCHSSKDQKSAVQYPTVILKGKIRTMDNDADPLHTEQSIVFKGDSILFVGDSLTAIKDYYRAGSTIIHDYGDSLIMPGFIDAHAHVGLEALVQPLANLSGPPYGNVTTLDTLGKVLKEYAHTHFPGNKEAMLLGNNYDDSQLKSHKQPTQLELDAIDSEHPIYIMHVSGHMGVGNTKFLRMMGITNETPADKYPGGTIVKDHGINTGLLLENANIAAIDSAMSFSKKYNHATFDPIKLMRNAEDTCFSYGITTICEGRADANTYQMIKAAVEAGSLKGDYIMLPDFDDFRTTLASVKPYYNKYYKQHFKVGAIKFTFDGSPQGKDAYLSQPYHTPMIGQDSTYKGHPIYTYNNAYHFVDTVMSMGMPVHIHLNGDSAIDMALAIFNSFKAKKINYRQPTPNVFIHCQTAREDQLIKMKELGSDVMESFFPTHAYIWGDWYISNVLGNPRAQNISPLKHAENLGLRYTIHTDAPITPPDLITAVYAAVNRLTQMGVLLGPDQRISVYHALKAITTEAAYQWGEQDTKGKLKKGYKADIVVLTEAPMTIDSTKIRSNVHVVHTYKDGNLVYSNRHLSKKINSIILRNTALRT; encoded by the coding sequence ATGAAAAAAAAACGGTTGTTAACACTCCTTCCTCTGGGAGTGCTGTTTATTTTTATCACCTGCCACTCCTCTAAAGATCAGAAATCCGCTGTGCAGTATCCTACCGTTATCCTGAAAGGAAAAATCAGAACTATGGATAATGATGCCGATCCGCTACATACGGAGCAGTCCATCGTTTTCAAGGGAGATTCCATATTATTTGTTGGTGACTCGCTCACAGCCATCAAAGACTATTACCGTGCAGGTTCCACCATTATTCATGATTATGGAGACAGCCTGATCATGCCCGGATTTATTGACGCTCATGCGCATGTGGGACTGGAAGCTCTTGTACAACCGTTGGCTAACCTGAGCGGACCGCCATATGGTAATGTTACCACACTCGACACTCTCGGGAAAGTATTAAAAGAATATGCGCACACACATTTCCCGGGGAATAAGGAAGCGATGCTACTTGGCAATAATTATGACGACTCACAGTTAAAAAGCCACAAACAACCAACGCAACTGGAATTAGATGCGATCGATAGTGAACATCCTATTTACATCATGCATGTAAGTGGGCACATGGGCGTGGGTAACACGAAGTTTCTCCGGATGATGGGCATCACCAACGAGACGCCTGCAGACAAATACCCTGGTGGTACCATTGTAAAAGATCATGGTATCAATACCGGCTTATTACTGGAGAATGCAAACATCGCCGCCATTGATAGTGCCATGTCCTTTTCAAAGAAATATAATCATGCTACGTTTGATCCGATTAAATTAATGCGCAATGCAGAAGACACCTGCTTTTCCTATGGCATCACGACTATTTGTGAAGGAAGAGCAGATGCCAATACCTACCAGATGATCAAAGCCGCCGTGGAAGCTGGCAGTCTGAAAGGTGATTATATTATGCTACCTGACTTTGACGATTTCAGAACAACATTGGCTTCCGTTAAACCTTACTATAACAAGTATTACAAGCAGCATTTTAAAGTAGGCGCCATCAAATTCACATTCGATGGTTCTCCGCAAGGTAAAGACGCTTATTTATCTCAACCTTACCACACACCTATGATCGGGCAGGATTCGACCTATAAAGGCCATCCTATTTATACATACAACAATGCCTATCACTTTGTTGATACAGTCATGTCCATGGGAATGCCGGTGCATATTCACCTCAACGGGGATTCAGCGATTGATATGGCGCTGGCCATTTTCAATTCCTTTAAAGCAAAAAAGATTAATTACCGCCAGCCGACGCCCAATGTATTCATTCATTGCCAAACCGCCCGGGAAGACCAATTGATAAAAATGAAAGAACTGGGTTCGGATGTAATGGAAAGCTTTTTCCCCACGCACGCTTATATATGGGGAGACTGGTATATTTCCAATGTGCTTGGCAATCCCCGGGCGCAAAATATCAGTCCACTTAAACACGCTGAGAACCTGGGATTGAGATATACGATTCACACAGATGCTCCTATTACTCCACCGGATCTCATCACGGCGGTATATGCAGCCGTAAACCGCTTAACGCAAATGGGTGTATTATTAGGTCCGGATCAACGGATAAGTGTTTATCATGCATTAAAAGCCATCACCACAGAAGCCGCCTACCAATGGGGAGAACAAGATACGAAAGGCAAACTGAAAAAAGGGTATAAAGCGGATATAGTAGTCCTGACTGAAGCCCCTATGACGATTGATTCCACTAAAATCAGGAGTAATGTACACGTAGTACATACTTATAAAGATGGCAATCTGGTGTACAGTAACCGCCACCTCTCTAAAAAAATAAATAGTATTATTCTCAGGAATACCGCACTGCGGACTTAA